GCTGGATGTATTCCACCCCACAGCCGTGTCTCAGGCACATCTCCAACACTGTCTTGGGCTGTTTGATCCTGGCAAGGAGCTTCTCATCGGTGCAGTTATAATTCGGATCCGCCCCGTAAAGAAGAAGAAGCTTAAAGCAATCAAGGTGTCCATAAACTGAAGAAAGGTAGAGAGGTCCACTACAAGCACTAGCATTCGAAGCCCAGTGAGGAACCTTAGATCTAGCGTTAACCTCTGCACCAAAATGGAGCAGTTCTCTCAAGATGTCCTCGTCCCCTTCTCTTGCAGCCGTTAACACTGGGGAGCAATTGTTGTAAATGCTGCCGTTAGGGTTAGCTCCTGCCTGTAGGAGAGCGTGAACGCAGTCTAGATGCTTCCCACTGACAGCAGTGAACAAGGGAGTCTGGGCCTTCACATCCAAACTGTCTACCTCAGCGTCACGGGCCAGAAGAACCTCCAGGCATCTCAGGTGACCTCGAGAAGCGGCCAGGCGGAGAGGGGTGCCCGGGATACCCCAGCCGCTCCTGCTGTTGATGAATCTTCTGTACCTCTCCTGGGACAGGAGCTCAGCGAGAAGCTTGTCGTCATCGTTAGACACTGCCTGGCTGAGTTCACATCTTTCACCATCGTCCTCCTCTTCGTCCTTGGGCTGGAGCATTGAAAAGATCTTGGAGATGTCCACTAAACTCATGTTTATTGGCGTTCTCAGTACCATTATTTATACTAACGAAGCATAAGTACTGATCTGAAAATACAGAATGGGTTATTAGTTGTTGTCTTGAAAGACACttaagacacttttttttaaatggaggcaAAAAGGTTGTTTTCAGTTTGTATTCTACTTATAATATATGTGTATTTGTTCACACTCTCTATTTTTTCACTAAACACAGTTCTTTGACATACATCATACTGTATATTGATTATTTTCATTAGtatttggagagaaaaaaaacgtAACAATCCAACAttcaaaagaacaccattttatGTTAAAAAGCATCactcataaaataaaatgtattaatattaccATTGTAATGTCAATGAAGTCCATATACCCCTAGAAAAAGTCAGAACAAAACAGCACGACTAG
This genomic stretch from Acipenser ruthenus chromosome 16, fAciRut3.2 maternal haplotype, whole genome shotgun sequence harbors:
- the LOC117411926 gene encoding ankyrin repeat and SOCS box protein 12-like, with protein sequence MVLRTPINMSLVDISKIFSMLQPKDEEEDDGERCELSQAVSNDDDKLLAELLSQERYRRFINSRSGWGIPGTPLRLAASRGHLRCLEVLLARDAEVDSLDVKAQTPLFTAVSGKHLDCVHALLQAGANPNGSIYNNCSPVLTAAREGDEDILRELLHFGAEVNARSKVPHWASNASACSGPLYLSSVYGHLDCFKLLLLYGADPNYNCTDEKLLARIKQPKTVLEMCLRHGCGVEYIQLLIDVGANIYLPTLIIEKTTKQNEAVELLLKERACPKTLMSQCRLAIRSYLRMANKMHSIDRLDIPPILRKYLNHMT